In the genome of Telluria beijingensis, one region contains:
- a CDS encoding error-prone DNA polymerase encodes MTKPTSTAQPPAPQALPPYAELFCLSNFSFLQGASHAEELVARAVQLGYFALALTDECSLAGVVRAHAEAKNAGLPLIVGAHFHLKHLDDDLTPAPSLILLAQNRNGYGNLSELITIGRTRSEKGTYLLVPDDLANPPQKYAHLAHMPDCLAILLPPYPGHEAQDVDRLHAQAAWMATTFPGRAWLGLTLLHRAFDDAHRATVEEVGWQHGLPIVALGHVCMHVRSRKPLQDTLSATRLGKPVAACGYGLAQNAEQHLRARLRLANLYSREALAETVRIARLCTFSLDELRYEYPDEVVPDGHTATSYLRSETWIGAHRRFRDGVPAKVQAQIEYELELIADMGYEHYFLTVYDIVRFARSQGILCQGRGSAANSAVCYCLGITEVDPARASLLFERFISRERNEPPDIDVDFEHQRREEVIQYIYNKYGRERAALAAVVISYRPKSALRDSGRALGIDLAIVEKVAKTHHWFDSRADLLGRLAESGLDPEAPLSRQWATLAQSLLNFPRHLSQHPGGFVIAKGKLSRLVPIENATMVDRSVIQWDKNDLEELGLMKVDVLALGMLSMMRRGLELVGQRHGEVFEMQDIPHDDTATYDMICQADTVGVFQIESRAQMSMLPRMRPRRFYDLVIEVAVVRPGPIQGGMVHPYLRRRQKLEPVVYPSDEMKVALGRTLGVPIFQEQVMQVAILGAGFTPGEADQLRRAMAAWKRKGGLEKYYERIVGGMLERGYTQEFAEAIFSQIQGFGEYGFPESHAASFALLAYASSWLKCHEPAAFLCALLNSQPMGFYSPSQLVQDARRHGIEVRPVDVAVSGWDSALEEHDPQDRSRQPAVRLGFSLQRGLKQEAAERIEQARAVRPFDSVADLARRAHLDRGDLQVLAAANALRSLAGHRREALWQASGAAPDKDLLRPTVPREETPLLAAPSEGEEIVGDYRAQGLTLGRHPLALLRERLLKQRFMPASDLMHFQDGQLARACGLVTVRQRPGTAKGVLFMTLEDETGNINVIVWPTLVEQQRREVLNAPLLGVYGVWQRQGEVRHLVAKRLVDMSHLLGGLDARSRDFC; translated from the coding sequence GTGACCAAGCCCACCTCCACCGCCCAGCCCCCAGCCCCCCAGGCGCTGCCCCCCTACGCCGAGTTGTTCTGCCTCTCGAACTTCTCCTTCCTGCAAGGGGCCTCGCACGCCGAGGAGCTGGTCGCGCGCGCGGTGCAACTGGGTTACTTCGCGTTGGCCCTCACCGACGAATGCTCGCTGGCCGGCGTCGTGCGCGCCCACGCCGAAGCGAAAAACGCCGGCCTGCCGCTGATCGTCGGCGCCCACTTCCACCTCAAGCACCTCGATGACGACCTGACGCCAGCCCCGTCCCTGATCCTGCTGGCGCAAAACCGCAACGGCTACGGCAACCTGTCCGAACTGATCACGATCGGCCGCACCCGCAGCGAAAAAGGGACTTACCTGCTCGTGCCCGATGACCTGGCCAACCCTCCCCAAAAATACGCGCACCTGGCGCACATGCCCGACTGCCTGGCGATCCTGCTGCCGCCATACCCCGGCCATGAAGCCCAGGACGTCGACCGCCTGCACGCGCAAGCCGCCTGGATGGCGACTACCTTCCCGGGCCGCGCCTGGCTCGGCCTAACCCTGCTGCACCGCGCCTTCGACGATGCCCACCGCGCCACGGTGGAAGAGGTGGGCTGGCAGCACGGCCTGCCGATCGTGGCGCTGGGCCATGTGTGCATGCACGTCCGTTCGCGCAAACCCTTGCAGGACACCTTGAGCGCGACCCGCCTCGGCAAGCCGGTGGCGGCCTGCGGCTACGGCCTGGCGCAGAACGCCGAGCAGCACCTGCGCGCGCGCCTGCGCCTGGCCAATCTGTATTCGCGCGAGGCGCTGGCCGAGACGGTGCGCATCGCGCGCCTGTGCACCTTCTCGCTCGACGAGCTGCGCTACGAATACCCCGACGAAGTGGTCCCCGACGGTCACACCGCCACCAGCTACCTGCGCAGCGAAACCTGGATCGGCGCACACCGGCGCTTCCGCGACGGCGTGCCGGCCAAGGTGCAGGCCCAGATCGAGTACGAGCTCGAACTGATCGCCGACATGGGCTACGAACATTACTTCTTGACGGTGTACGACATCGTGCGCTTCGCGCGCTCGCAAGGCATCCTGTGCCAGGGCCGCGGCTCGGCCGCCAATTCGGCGGTGTGCTACTGCCTAGGCATCACCGAGGTAGACCCGGCCCGCGCCAGCCTGCTGTTCGAACGCTTCATTTCGCGCGAGCGCAACGAGCCGCCCGATATCGACGTCGACTTCGAACACCAGCGGCGCGAAGAGGTCATCCAGTACATCTACAACAAGTACGGCCGCGAGCGGGCGGCGCTGGCGGCGGTGGTGATCAGCTACCGGCCCAAGAGCGCGCTGCGCGACAGCGGGCGCGCGCTGGGCATCGACCTCGCCATCGTCGAGAAGGTGGCGAAGACCCACCACTGGTTCGACAGCCGCGCCGACCTGCTGGGCCGCCTGGCCGAAAGCGGCCTCGATCCCGAGGCGCCGCTGTCGCGCCAGTGGGCCACGCTGGCGCAGTCGCTGCTGAACTTCCCGCGCCACCTGTCGCAGCACCCGGGCGGCTTCGTGATCGCCAAGGGCAAACTCTCGCGCCTGGTGCCGATCGAGAACGCGACCATGGTCGATCGCAGCGTGATCCAGTGGGACAAGAACGACCTCGAAGAGCTGGGCCTGATGAAGGTCGACGTACTGGCGCTGGGCATGCTGTCGATGATGCGGCGCGGCCTGGAGCTGGTGGGCCAGCGCCATGGCGAGGTGTTCGAGATGCAGGACATCCCGCACGACGATACCGCCACCTACGACATGATCTGCCAGGCCGATACGGTCGGCGTGTTCCAGATCGAATCGCGCGCGCAGATGAGCATGTTGCCGCGCATGCGGCCGCGGCGCTTCTACGACCTGGTGATCGAGGTGGCGGTGGTGCGCCCCGGCCCGATCCAGGGCGGCATGGTGCACCCCTACCTGCGCCGGCGTCAGAAACTGGAACCGGTTGTGTATCCGAGCGACGAGATGAAGGTCGCGCTCGGACGCACGCTGGGTGTGCCGATCTTCCAGGAGCAGGTGATGCAGGTGGCGATCCTGGGCGCCGGCTTCACGCCGGGCGAGGCCGACCAGTTGCGGCGCGCGATGGCGGCCTGGAAGCGCAAGGGTGGCCTCGAAAAATACTACGAACGCATCGTGGGCGGCATGCTGGAACGCGGCTACACCCAGGAATTCGCCGAGGCGATCTTCAGCCAGATCCAGGGCTTCGGCGAATACGGCTTTCCCGAATCGCATGCGGCCAGCTTCGCGCTGCTGGCCTACGCCAGTTCATGGCTCAAGTGCCACGAACCGGCCGCGTTCCTGTGCGCGCTCCTCAACAGCCAGCCGATGGGTTTTTATAGTCCCTCGCAACTGGTGCAGGATGCGCGCCGCCATGGCATCGAGGTGCGGCCGGTCGACGTCGCCGTCAGCGGCTGGGATTCGGCGCTGGAAGAGCACGACCCGCAGGACCGCTCGCGCCAGCCGGCGGTGCGACTGGGTTTTTCGCTGCAACGGGGATTGAAGCAGGAGGCGGCCGAGCGCATCGAGCAGGCGCGGGCCGTGCGGCCATTCGACAGCGTGGCCGACCTGGCGCGCCGCGCGCACCTGGACCGGGGCGACCTGCAGGTGCTGGCCGCGGCCAACGCCCTGCGCTCGCTGGCCGGGCACCGGCGCGAAGCCTTGTGGCAGGCGTCCGGCGCCGCGCCCGACAAGGATTTGTTGCGCCCGACCGTGCCGCGCGAAGAGACGCCCCTGCTGGCCGCGCCGAGCGAAGGCGAAGAAATCGTGGGCGACTACCGCGCGCAGGGCCTGACCCTGGGCCGCCACCCGCTGGCGCTGCTGCGCGAACGCCTGCTCAAGCAGCGCTTCATGCCGGCGTCGGATCTGATGCATTTCCAGGACGGCCAGCTGGCGCGCGCCTGCGGCCTGGTCACGGTGCGCCAGCGGCCCGGCACGGCCAAGGGCGTGCTGTTCATGACGCTGGAAGACGAGACCGGCAATATCAATGTGATCGTGTGGCCGACCCTGGTCGAGCAGCAGCGGCGCGAGGTACTCAATGCGCCGCTGCTGGGGGTGTATGGTGTCTGGCAGCGCCAGGGGGAGGTGCGCCACCTGGTGGCCAAGCGGCTGGTGGATATGTCGCATTTGCTGGGCGGGCTGGATGCGCGCAGCAGGGATTTTTGTTGA
- a CDS encoding methyl-accepting chemotaxis protein, producing the protein MRLNTPITDNEYQLAGDKTIVSTTDLQGNIRYANPYFMQVSGFTEKELIGAPQNILRHPDMPAEAFADMWRTIRAGQPWSGMVKNRCKNGDYYWVYANVTPVLENGQAVGYMSVRTKPARGQVREAAALYAEFKAGNPRGLVLRNGRVEHGGLRGRLAALGRLSLRAQVDGGMGLLAVLLAAITVECWRDGLPAWTLLSLAASLAMVLGLWSSLRRNVLAPLADASRFARRLAGGDLTCRLAPRRDDEMGQLVAALRQSAVNLFSVIGDVRANFDEIRHATGEIATGNLDLSSRTETQSSNLQQTAASMEQLTHNVAQSAESVNGASDLARRAATTASNGQRTVDQVVSTMEAISASSHKVLDIVGMIDGIAFQTNILALNAAVEAARAGEQGRGFAVVAGEVRTLAQRSAVAAKEIKALIDASIVDVGNGNRLSVAAGAAIQEVVGAVDQVTRVMDEIASSTREQSGGIGQVNQAVTQLDAITQQNAALVEEAAAAAATLARQTDEVSQALQVFQLQASAPGRAAREATAISTVGWTALPSTRPTTA; encoded by the coding sequence ATGCGCCTGAACACGCCGATCACCGATAACGAATACCAGCTCGCCGGCGACAAGACCATCGTCTCCACCACCGATTTGCAGGGCAATATTCGCTATGCGAACCCGTATTTCATGCAGGTCAGCGGCTTTACCGAAAAAGAGCTGATCGGCGCGCCGCAGAACATCCTGCGCCATCCGGACATGCCGGCCGAGGCCTTCGCCGACATGTGGCGGACGATCCGCGCCGGCCAGCCGTGGAGCGGCATGGTCAAGAACCGCTGCAAGAACGGCGATTATTACTGGGTGTATGCGAACGTGACGCCGGTGCTCGAGAACGGCCAGGCGGTCGGCTATATGTCGGTGCGCACCAAGCCGGCCCGCGGGCAGGTGCGCGAAGCGGCGGCGCTGTACGCCGAATTCAAGGCCGGCAATCCACGTGGCCTGGTGCTGCGCAATGGCCGCGTCGAACACGGCGGCCTGCGCGGGCGCCTGGCGGCGCTGGGCCGACTGTCGCTGCGCGCGCAGGTCGACGGCGGCATGGGCCTGCTGGCCGTGCTGCTGGCGGCGATCACGGTCGAATGCTGGCGCGATGGCCTGCCGGCGTGGACCTTGCTGTCGCTGGCAGCTTCGCTGGCCATGGTGCTGGGCCTGTGGTCCAGCCTGCGCCGCAACGTGCTGGCGCCGCTGGCCGACGCCTCGCGCTTCGCGCGCCGCCTGGCCGGCGGCGACCTCACCTGCCGCCTGGCGCCGCGCCGCGACGACGAAATGGGCCAGCTGGTGGCGGCCCTGCGCCAGTCGGCGGTCAACCTGTTCAGCGTGATCGGCGACGTGCGCGCCAACTTCGACGAGATCCGCCACGCGACCGGGGAAATCGCGACCGGCAACCTGGACCTGTCGAGCCGCACCGAGACCCAATCGTCCAACCTGCAACAGACGGCGGCCAGCATGGAACAGCTGACCCACAACGTGGCGCAGAGCGCCGAAAGCGTCAATGGAGCCAGCGACCTGGCGCGCCGCGCCGCCACGACGGCCAGCAACGGCCAGCGCACAGTCGACCAGGTGGTGAGCACGATGGAAGCGATCAGCGCCTCGTCGCACAAGGTGCTCGACATCGTCGGCATGATCGACGGCATCGCCTTCCAGACCAATATCCTGGCCCTGAACGCCGCCGTGGAAGCGGCGCGCGCCGGTGAGCAGGGCCGCGGTTTCGCGGTGGTGGCGGGCGAAGTGCGCACGCTGGCCCAGCGCAGCGCGGTCGCGGCCAAGGAGATCAAGGCGCTGATCGACGCCTCGATCGTGGACGTCGGCAACGGCAACCGCCTGAGCGTGGCGGCCGGCGCGGCGATCCAGGAAGTGGTGGGCGCGGTCGACCAGGTCACCCGCGTGATGGACGAGATCGCAAGCAGCACGCGCGAGCAGTCGGGAGGCATCGGCCAGGTCAACCAGGCAGTGACGCAGCTCGACGCGATCACGCAGCAGAACGCGGCGCTGGTGGAAGAAGCGGCCGCCGCGGCGGCCACGCTGGCAAGGCAGACCGACGAGGTGTCGCAGGCCTTGCAGGTGTTCCAGTTGCAGGCAAGCGCGCCGGGTCGGGCAGCGCGTGAAGCGACCGCAATAAGCACCGTGGGGTGGACGGCTTTGCCGTCCACGCGTCCAACCACCGCATAA
- a CDS encoding LacI family DNA-binding transcriptional regulator — MDKTGRSRGRGTGRATLEQVAGMAGVSIMTASRALSQPQMVSEATRVKVERAVAELGYVPNRAARALASSQSHVIVVLVPSLSNAVFTAVLEGIHDAVAPGQYQLLIGNTYYSQAEEEKLLRTYLQSSPDGILFSSQAHSPAVAKMLEASQVPAVSMMDLSDAPGDLSVGFSQFEAGMEMTRHLLRKGYRRIGFMGAQLDERTLRRADGYRAAMVEAGLADPRLEMMVPDRSTIALGAELMGQMMTNMPDCDAVFCCNDDLAHGAVFHCQRHGIRIPQDIAVSGFNDLPASAWMMPSLTTIDTPRYQIGFEAAGLLLQVIKGQQPERKRIDLGFTLRERESA; from the coding sequence ATGGATAAAACGGGCCGCAGCAGGGGCAGGGGAACGGGGCGCGCGACGCTCGAGCAGGTGGCGGGCATGGCCGGGGTGTCGATCATGACCGCCTCGCGCGCGCTGAGCCAGCCGCAGATGGTCTCCGAAGCCACCCGGGTCAAGGTGGAGCGCGCGGTGGCGGAGCTGGGCTATGTGCCCAACCGCGCGGCGCGCGCGCTGGCCTCGTCGCAGTCGCACGTGATCGTGGTGCTGGTGCCGTCCCTGTCCAACGCCGTGTTCACCGCCGTCCTCGAAGGCATCCACGACGCCGTCGCGCCGGGCCAGTACCAGCTCCTGATCGGCAACACCTATTATTCGCAGGCCGAAGAAGAAAAGCTGCTGCGCACCTACCTGCAATCGAGCCCGGACGGCATCCTGTTCTCGAGCCAGGCGCACAGCCCGGCCGTGGCGAAGATGCTGGAGGCGTCGCAGGTGCCGGCGGTATCGATGATGGACCTGTCCGACGCCCCCGGCGACCTGTCGGTCGGCTTCTCGCAATTCGAGGCCGGCATGGAGATGACGCGCCACCTGCTCAGGAAGGGCTACCGCCGCATCGGCTTCATGGGCGCCCAGCTCGACGAGCGCACCTTGCGCCGCGCCGACGGCTACCGCGCCGCGATGGTCGAGGCGGGCCTGGCCGACCCAAGGCTCGAGATGATGGTGCCCGACCGTTCCACGATCGCGCTCGGCGCCGAATTGATGGGGCAGATGATGACGAACATGCCCGACTGCGACGCCGTCTTCTGTTGCAACGACGACCTGGCCCACGGCGCCGTCTTTCACTGCCAGCGCCACGGCATCCGCATCCCGCAGGACATCGCCGTCAGCGGCTTCAACGACCTTCCGGCATCGGCATGGATGATGCCGTCCCTGACCACCATCGACACGCCGCGCTACCAGATCGGCTTCGAGGCCGCCGGCCTGCTGCTGCAGGTGATCAAGGGCCAGCAACCCGAACGCAAGCGCATCGACCTCGGCTTCACCTTGCGCGAGCGCGAGAGCGCCTGA
- a CDS encoding gluconokinase, with amino-acid sequence MTTQAHEDKGTAWVVMGVSGCGKSKIGSMLADALGIPFIEGDAFHSETNVAKMSAGTALTDDDRRDWLLSLRDKLAAREGGAVLSCSSLKRAYRDLLRGAGGDVRFVHLAGERSLLEQRVSNRPGHYMPPSLLDSQLCTLEPLQPDEAGITLDIRDTPERLVAQILATIPA; translated from the coding sequence ATGACGACACAAGCGCACGAGGACAAGGGGACCGCCTGGGTGGTGATGGGCGTGAGCGGCTGCGGCAAGAGCAAGATCGGCTCGATGCTGGCGGACGCCCTCGGCATCCCCTTCATCGAAGGCGATGCCTTCCACTCCGAGACCAATGTCGCCAAGATGTCGGCCGGCACCGCGCTGACCGACGACGACCGCCGCGACTGGCTGCTGTCCTTGCGCGACAAGCTGGCCGCGCGCGAGGGCGGGGCGGTGCTGTCGTGCTCCTCGCTCAAGCGCGCCTACCGCGACCTGCTGCGCGGCGCCGGCGGCGACGTGCGCTTCGTGCACCTGGCCGGAGAGCGCAGCCTGCTGGAACAGCGCGTCAGCAACCGCCCCGGCCACTACATGCCGCCGTCGCTGCTCGACAGCCAGCTGTGCACGCTCGAACCCCTGCAGCCGGACGAAGCCGGCATCACGCTCGATATTCGCGACACGCCCGAACGACTGGTCGCGCAAATCCTCGCCACCATCCCCGCCTGA
- a CDS encoding glycoside hydrolase family 16 protein, translating to MLMAGALLACGAQATASVTNPVIGQLLWSDEFNGSSVNTGVWNLQDGNGCQIGLCGYGNAELQYYSPNNASIVNVPFESGTRALAIQARSQTIGSNVFTSARLDTKNKVQVQYGMIEVRMAAPNLGTGLWPAAWMLGVSPQTWPRNGEIDIMEAGHRASERAHGGAPSSNHFVGSNVITWQQAACVPGNESCAASTAWQTKNWYVPQNSLANRFVIYRFYWDESQMRFTTVDNGVEHNMYNAPLPVNSTALQAPFYLLLNMAVGGNFTDAANPGQVTAPLPGTMYVDYVRVYQLDGKGQVKLGDQTVPEVAGKFGVFTDTTAVNDKLVAGTSSDIFLWNAGSTGAGTTAPFEGNNVIAWSYNTPGQWFGGGIQARQARNLSNYRANGTVKFRIRIPANVGFRIGIGDTYTNQNWVNFPANATTHGLVRNGQWAQASIPVSTLLGPLVAAQSIHDIFMISSIDGALPSSTFQFAIDDIVWESGGGGTTPPPEPSGPTSVSQTSSTMLQFRTTTGGWADVHYTVNNGPQQNVRMQLAGGTNTYTAGGLKIGDVVRYWFTYWDTQRSFAVDTQQQAHTMQ from the coding sequence ATGCTCATGGCAGGTGCGCTGCTGGCGTGCGGCGCGCAGGCCACGGCCAGCGTCACCAATCCGGTCATCGGCCAGTTGCTATGGTCCGACGAGTTCAACGGCAGCAGCGTGAACACCGGCGTGTGGAACCTGCAGGACGGGAATGGCTGCCAGATCGGCCTGTGCGGCTATGGCAACGCCGAGCTGCAATACTACAGCCCCAATAACGCCAGCATCGTCAACGTGCCCTTCGAATCGGGCACGCGCGCGCTGGCGATCCAGGCGCGCAGCCAGACGATCGGTAGCAATGTGTTCACCTCGGCCCGCCTCGACACGAAGAACAAGGTGCAGGTGCAGTACGGGATGATCGAGGTGCGCATGGCCGCACCGAACCTCGGCACCGGCTTGTGGCCGGCCGCGTGGATGCTGGGCGTGAGCCCGCAGACCTGGCCGCGCAACGGCGAGATCGACATCATGGAGGCGGGGCACCGGGCGTCCGAACGGGCGCATGGCGGCGCGCCGTCGTCGAACCACTTCGTCGGCTCGAACGTCATTACCTGGCAGCAGGCGGCCTGCGTGCCGGGCAACGAGAGCTGCGCCGCGTCGACCGCATGGCAGACCAAGAACTGGTACGTGCCCCAGAATTCGCTGGCGAACCGTTTCGTCATCTACCGCTTCTACTGGGACGAGAGCCAGATGCGCTTCACGACGGTCGACAACGGCGTCGAGCACAATATGTACAACGCGCCGCTGCCGGTCAATTCGACTGCGCTGCAGGCGCCGTTCTACCTGCTGCTGAACATGGCCGTGGGCGGCAACTTCACGGACGCCGCCAATCCGGGGCAGGTGACGGCGCCGCTGCCGGGCACCATGTACGTCGATTACGTCCGCGTGTACCAGCTCGACGGCAAGGGCCAAGTCAAGCTGGGCGACCAGACCGTGCCCGAAGTGGCCGGCAAGTTCGGCGTGTTCACCGACACCACGGCGGTCAACGACAAGCTGGTGGCGGGCACCAGTTCCGACATCTTCCTGTGGAATGCCGGGTCCACCGGCGCCGGCACTACCGCGCCGTTCGAAGGCAATAACGTCATTGCCTGGAGCTACAACACGCCGGGCCAGTGGTTCGGCGGCGGCATCCAGGCGCGCCAGGCGCGCAACCTGAGTAACTACCGCGCCAACGGCACCGTGAAATTCCGCATCCGGATCCCGGCCAATGTCGGCTTCAGGATCGGCATCGGCGACACCTATACGAACCAGAACTGGGTCAACTTCCCGGCCAACGCCACGACCCATGGCCTGGTGCGTAACGGCCAGTGGGCCCAGGCGTCGATCCCGGTCTCGACCCTGCTCGGACCATTGGTCGCGGCCCAGTCGATCCACGACATCTTCATGATCTCGAGCATCGACGGCGCTCTGCCATCATCGACTTTCCAGTTCGCGATCGACGACATCGTGTGGGAGTCGGGCGGTGGCGGCACCACGCCGCCACCCGAGCCGAGCGGACCGACCTCGGTCAGCCAGACCTCGTCGACGATGCTGCAGTTCCGCACCACCACCGGCGGCTGGGCCGACGTGCACTACACCGTCAACAACGGGCCGCAGCAGAACGTGCGCATGCAGCTCGCCGGCGGGACCAACACGTACACGGCGGGCGGGCTGAAGATCGGCGACGTGGTGCGCTACTGGTTCACTTACTGGGATACGCAGCGCAGTTTTGCGGTCGATACCCAGCAGCAGGCGCACACGATGCAATAG
- a CDS encoding GH36-type glycosyl hydrolase domain-containing protein, which yields MNSLEIPSMLYPQDDRYVLTSPTAMPQAGGFLWNRRMMIQSTCRGYATAQFMQPEPSKYSHAPNMQAKSFMQPEQHYYAHHPGRFFYVKDEDTGELFSAPYEPVRGGVDLFEFSVGRHDLRWTVEKFGIRIELVLSLPVDDVAELWSMQVTNLSERPRRISVYPYFTIGYMSWMNQSSEYRHDLGGIVASSVTPYQKLEDYFKNRLFKDRTVLLCEQAPDAWETGQIAFEGEGGLHAPSALANERLGCGDARYETPAAVVQYRLALAPSEATTRRFLFGPAFDDAEIEALRARYLSEEGFAAAARDYAAYIAQGEGVIQVRTPDRELDNFVNTWLARQVYYHGDVNRLSTDPQTRNYLQDNMGMAFIKPAVARAAFLHALSQQEANGAMPDGILLFEGAELKYINQIPHTDHCVWLPVCLRAYLDETGDDAILDVPVASHDGQVKSVFERISLAMDWLLQRRDPRGLSYIEQGDWCDPMNMVGYKGRGVSGWLTVAAAYALKLWAEVCAARGDAQSLTHYRAGAEAMNGAAEAHLWDGAWFARGITDDDVKFGVASDTEGRIYLNPQSWAFLSGAASEAQRALMLRAIDEQLRTPFGVQMFAPPYSAMREDVGRVTQKHPGSAENGAVYNHASVFYIYSLYTIGEADRAFDALRKMIPGPGLDDYLQRGQLPVFIPNYYRGAWKEYPRTAGRSSQLFNTGTVAWVYRCLVEGLCGLKGDAKGLTVAPQLPSSWDGMSVTRRFRGAVFEVEIKRGAVDRVTVECDGVALPAARIDNIEAGRSYRLAVTVP from the coding sequence ATGAACTCACTGGAGATTCCATCCATGCTGTACCCGCAAGACGACCGCTATGTGCTGACCAGCCCCACCGCGATGCCGCAGGCCGGCGGCTTCCTGTGGAACCGCAGGATGATGATCCAGTCGACCTGCCGCGGCTACGCCACCGCCCAGTTCATGCAGCCGGAGCCGAGCAAGTATTCGCATGCGCCGAACATGCAGGCCAAGTCCTTCATGCAGCCGGAGCAGCACTACTACGCCCACCATCCGGGCCGCTTCTTCTACGTGAAGGACGAAGACACGGGCGAACTGTTCTCGGCGCCCTACGAGCCGGTGCGCGGCGGGGTCGACCTGTTCGAATTCTCGGTCGGCCGCCACGACCTGCGCTGGACCGTCGAAAAATTCGGCATCCGCATCGAACTGGTGCTGTCGCTGCCGGTCGACGACGTCGCCGAGCTGTGGTCGATGCAGGTGACGAACCTGTCGGAACGCCCGCGCCGCATCAGCGTCTACCCGTATTTCACGATCGGCTACATGTCGTGGATGAACCAATCAAGCGAGTACCGGCACGACCTGGGTGGCATCGTGGCGTCGAGCGTCACGCCCTACCAGAAACTCGAAGACTATTTCAAGAACCGCCTGTTCAAGGACCGCACCGTGCTGCTGTGCGAGCAGGCGCCGGACGCCTGGGAGACGGGGCAGATCGCCTTCGAAGGCGAAGGCGGCCTGCACGCGCCGTCGGCGTTGGCGAACGAACGCCTGGGATGCGGCGACGCGCGCTACGAGACGCCGGCCGCCGTGGTCCAGTACCGGCTGGCGCTGGCGCCGAGCGAAGCGACGACGCGCCGCTTCCTGTTCGGCCCCGCCTTCGACGATGCCGAGATCGAAGCGCTGCGCGCGCGCTACCTGAGCGAAGAAGGCTTCGCCGCCGCCGCGCGCGACTACGCGGCCTATATCGCGCAAGGCGAAGGCGTCATCCAGGTCAGGACGCCGGACCGCGAACTCGACAACTTCGTCAACACCTGGCTGGCGCGCCAGGTGTATTACCACGGCGACGTCAACCGCCTGAGCACCGACCCGCAGACCCGCAACTACCTGCAGGACAATATGGGCATGGCCTTCATCAAGCCGGCCGTGGCGCGCGCCGCCTTCCTGCATGCGCTGAGCCAGCAGGAGGCCAATGGCGCGATGCCGGACGGGATCCTGCTGTTCGAAGGCGCGGAACTGAAGTACATCAACCAGATCCCGCACACCGACCACTGCGTCTGGCTGCCGGTCTGCCTGCGCGCCTATCTCGACGAGACCGGCGACGACGCCATCCTCGACGTCCCGGTCGCGAGCCACGACGGCCAGGTGAAAAGCGTGTTCGAACGCATCTCGCTGGCGATGGACTGGCTCCTGCAGCGGCGCGACCCGCGCGGCCTGTCGTACATCGAGCAGGGCGACTGGTGCGATCCGATGAATATGGTCGGCTATAAAGGCCGCGGCGTCTCGGGCTGGCTGACGGTGGCGGCAGCCTATGCGCTCAAGCTGTGGGCCGAGGTATGCGCAGCGCGCGGCGACGCCCAGTCGCTGACCCACTATCGCGCCGGCGCCGAAGCGATGAACGGCGCAGCCGAGGCCCACCTGTGGGATGGCGCCTGGTTCGCGCGCGGCATCACGGACGACGACGTCAAGTTCGGCGTCGCCAGCGACACCGAAGGCCGCATCTACCTGAACCCGCAAAGCTGGGCCTTCCTGTCGGGCGCCGCCAGCGAGGCGCAACGCGCCCTGATGCTGCGGGCGATCGACGAACAGTTGCGCACGCCGTTCGGCGTGCAGATGTTCGCCCCGCCCTACAGCGCCATGCGCGAAGACGTCGGCCGCGTCACGCAAAAGCATCCCGGCTCGGCTGAGAACGGCGCGGTGTACAACCACGCCTCGGTGTTCTACATCTACAGCCTGTACACGATCGGCGAGGCCGACCGCGCCTTCGACGCGCTGCGCAAGATGATCCCCGGCCCGGGCCTGGACGACTACCTGCAGCGCGGCCAGCTGCCGGTATTCATCCCCAATTACTACCGCGGCGCCTGGAAGGAATATCCACGCACCGCTGGGCGTTCGAGCCAGCTGTTCAACACCGGCACCGTGGCCTGGGTCTACCGCTGCCTGGTCGAAGGCCTGTGCGGCCTGAAGGGCGATGCGAAAGGCCTGACGGTGGCGCCGCAACTGCCATCGAGCTGGGACGGCATGTCGGTGACGCGGCGCTTCCGCGGCGCGGTGTTCGAAGTCGAGATCAAGCGTGGCGCGGTCGATCGGGTCACGGTCGAATGCGATGGCGTGGCGCTGCCCGCGGCCCGCATCGACAACATCGAGGCAGGCCGCAGCTATCGGCTGGCCGTCACCGTTCCTTGA